Within the Criblamydia sequanensis CRIB-18 genome, the region GCAAGCGCGACACTTACCCCGCACGGCTCACCGTCTTGGCAAATCATCTCAAAAGGCGGATACGATAGCTCCATCCCAACTTTTAGGATTTCTTGTGATCCTGCGCGGCTAATAAACAAGAGAAATACGATAAGAAAAAACTTCATATATTCCTTAAAAATAAGGGCTTTAAATTATACTTTCGAGCAAACCATTAATTTAGCAACGAGTCCAAATTCGGTAAATAAAACTTGTATATAAAATAAACCCTCTATATCAAATAAAATTTTATTTAAATCGACTCCTATTCCGGATTTAAGCACTTGCACACCGGGCCTTGTGGTTTATGATGTGTCGTCCTTCTTTACCAATACCGTTGGCGCAACCCCTCTTGTGTTCTCGGCAACAGGTCTGCCGGCTGGATTTACAATTGATCCGGTTACCGGCATCATTTCGGGTAACAACCCAAATGATACGTTGACCTATGGGGTAACGGTTACTGCGACCAATAACTGCGGAGATACAAGTCAAAGCTTTGACATGACTTTCCCATGTCCTGCTCCGACTTCAACCCCGATACCTAATTTGAATGTTCCACTATTACAGGGAGACCCTTATAATTATAATGTGGCTCCTTACTTTACGAGTCCTTGCGGTCAGACGATCACTTTTTCGGCAGTGGGGCTTCCACCGGGATCCAGCATTAACCCGGCCACAGGCCTCATTAGTGGGACTGCGAACTTAAGTCAAACTTGGAATGTAACTGTGACAGCAACCACCATTTGCGGTCAAACAAGCCAAAGCTTCACAATGGACTTTAGTAGCAACTAATTAAATTAAAGGCCTTTTGTTTTCGAAGATGAAAACAAAAGGCCTTTTTCTCTTAAATAAAATGCCTTTCTATCGAGATGTTCGCCAAAGTTTTTTGCTAAGCGCGACACTTATCAGAGACTGCTCACTATTTCAGCCAATCATTCAAAAGCGGATAGAATAGCCTCATTCCACCTTTTAAGATTTCTTTGTGAATCAAAAAAGAAATACGATAAACGAGCAAATCCTTAATTTAGCAACGCGTCCAAATTTGGTAAATAAGACTTGGATATAAAATAAATTTTCTATATCAAATAAAATTTTGTAAAACGAAAATCATTATTTTAACCCCTGATTGGATATGATCTCACTTGTCTTAAGAACCCTTCTCTTATTTGCTTTTATTGGCTCGTTA harbors:
- a CDS encoding putative Ig domain-containing protein — encoded protein: MSSFFTNTVGATPLVFSATGLPAGFTIDPVTGIISGNNPNDTLTYGVTVTATNNCGDTSQSFDMTFPCPAPTSTPIPNLNVPLLQGDPYNYNVAPYFTSPCGQTITFSAVGLPPGSSINPATGLISGTANLSQTWNVTVTATTICGQTSQSFTMDFSSN